From Triticum aestivum cultivar Chinese Spring chromosome 7B, IWGSC CS RefSeq v2.1, whole genome shotgun sequence:
TTCTTTTCCTGCGGGAGCTGACGTCATCGACAAGGCTTTCGCTGCGGCGAGCGTGTACTACAATTACACAGGCGACCAGAAATGCTTCCAGGTGGAGGGTGGCGATGACCCTCATGGCTTCAAAGGATGGGGCTGGCAGGTACAAGCCTGACTCACATACATGTGTATGTGGTGTACTGAACTACTGATAACACATGAAGACTGAGAAGATCATATATGTGTTTTATGAAACAAACTGTTGTGCAGGCCTGCACAGAGATGGTCATGCCAATGACGGTGTCGAACGAGAGCATGTTCCGACCATCCAGCTTCAGTTACGAGAAGATGTCCGAGAGCTGCCTTGCGGGCTACAGAGTTCGTCCAAGGATGCACTGGATCACTTCTGAATATGGTGGCCATGTAAGTTTTTGTTCAGATTTTCAGTGTTTGTATACGACCGTCAGTAGCAGCATTTGTTTGGGTTACATGTGCTCACCTGGTACTGCATTGCACAACCCACTACAGAAAATTGACAAGGTTCTCAAGAGGTTTGGGAGCAACATCATCTTCTCCAACGGGATGCGAGACCCGTGGAGTGGAGGCGGGTAGGAGTAAAAGATTTCTCACCGTCTGATCTATTCATGTTGATAGTTTCAACCATTTAGGTAGCAATTTTACCATAGTAAACAATAGTAATAGCTTTCCTTCTGAACTGCTACCAGGGTACTCAAGAACATATCATCCAGCATCATTGCTCTTGTCACGGAGAAAGGTAAACTTGAAGTTGTAGAAAATATGTAAGGTCAAAAGTATTGTTAACTTACGAGTGGCTACTTCTTGTGGTGATGTTCAGGGGCCCATCATTTGGACTTGAGATCTGCAACCAAGGATGATCCAGACTGGATTGTAGAACAAAGGAGACAGGAAACTGAGAtcatacatggatggatagatcagtATAACAAGGACATTGCACAGACGTAGCAGCAAGAAGGCGCCATTGATTTTCAGTCATGGAAAATAAATATGGCTTGGTGGCTTTGTTAATCTATTAATCTGAAGTCAGGCAATCGCCTTTtatctaaataaataaataaataaatatggtTACATGCAAAATGTAAGGATTTTCCTTTCTTCTACAGGGTGATAAGCAGTAAAAGAAGAAGATAATGCATTAGTGCAACTTCAAATTCAACAAGACACCAGAAATTCTTGAACTTAAGCGGTCATACGTGAATCATGAATGCAGAGGGTCTATTTTTCTTCGTAACTGTTGGAGTGAACATTGAATTTAGGGACAAACATGTATTTGTCCCTGCTGAAAATTTTAATGCATGGTTTTGACATATGCGATGTCTATGACGTGTGGGGTCTGAGTCCACATGTTATACACAT
This genomic window contains:
- the LOC123155897 gene encoding lysosomal Pro-X carboxypeptidase-like, which translates into the protein MSILQIMMSYGLWLWLLVLVLASWFRLKYPHVAIGALASSAPILHFDDITPWSSFHDTVSRDFKSESLNCFSVIKAVWDVLDNRGSNDTGLLELSKTFRACKTVQFIYSLSSWLQTAFIHTATMDYPTPANFLMNLPAYPVKEMCKIIDSFPAGADVIDKAFAAASVYYNYTGDQKCFQVEGGDDPHGFKGWGWQACTEMVMPMTVSNESMFRPSSFSYEKMSESCLAGYRVRPRMHWITSEYGGHKIDKVLKRFGSNIIFSNGMRDPWSGGGVLKNISSSIIALVTEKGAHHLDLRSATKDDPDWIVEQRRQETEIIHGWIDQYNKDIAQT